The following coding sequences are from one Arthrobacter sp. 24S4-2 window:
- a CDS encoding LysE family transporter has translation MLPSLWLALAGAGVLISFTPGAGAINTMSNSLNSGFRRSIWGILGQQAALVIHVLIVALGVGVLVASSPVAFNVIRYAGAAYLVYLGIRQFLHKPDLDQEKAAELRNEPAASMFRRGLWVNLLNPKAIVFFLAFMPQFIRPEQPLLPQYLVLTATVVVIDILVMWFFFAAAAKSFQRFTHNAHGQKVLNRTFGVLFVAVGILLALIH, from the coding sequence GTGCTCCCTTCACTTTGGCTGGCCCTGGCCGGCGCCGGCGTCCTGATCAGCTTCACTCCCGGAGCGGGTGCCATCAACACGATGAGCAACTCGCTGAACTCGGGTTTCCGGCGCTCCATCTGGGGAATCCTGGGCCAGCAGGCCGCGCTGGTGATCCACGTCCTGATCGTGGCACTGGGCGTGGGCGTCCTGGTGGCCAGCTCCCCTGTGGCATTCAACGTGATCCGGTACGCAGGAGCTGCCTACCTGGTCTATCTGGGCATCCGGCAGTTCCTGCACAAGCCCGATCTCGACCAGGAGAAAGCCGCCGAGCTCCGGAATGAACCGGCCGCCTCCATGTTCCGGCGCGGTCTGTGGGTCAACCTGCTGAACCCCAAGGCCATCGTCTTCTTCCTGGCCTTCATGCCGCAGTTCATCAGGCCTGAGCAGCCGCTGCTGCCCCAGTATTTGGTCCTGACGGCCACCGTGGTGGTCATCGACATCCTGGTCATGTGGTTCTTCTTTGCCGCCGCGGCCAAGTCATTCCAGCGGTTCACGCACAACGCGCACGGGCAGAAAGTCCTCAACCGGACATTCGGGGTGCTCTTCGTGGCCGTGGGCATCCTGCTGGCGCTGATCCACTAG
- a CDS encoding long-chain fatty acid--CoA ligase has translation MENFGIGSWLQRRRPKSGNKTAIIAGDRELSYEELAERSSRLANAFRDRGVARGDRVAYLGENDPSFLETLFACGLAGAVFVPLNTRLAPPEIQFQLRDCGAVLLVHADSLSDLAVRGGAGTAVGRRIAVDRSPGDTRQEGTTAAEDYEDVVASGADVAPDEPVGLDDGAMILYTSGTTGHPKGALLTHGNITWNCMNVIVDFDFASTDVALMISPMFHVASLDMGVLPTLLKGGTVVLEPRFDPLRTLQLIEHHRATTISGVPTTYQMLCEHPAWEATDLSSLNKLTCGGSAVPVRVLEAYEKRGLRFSNGYGMTETAPGATTLPAARSRDKAGSSGLPHFFTEVRIADLANPDAMPAEPGTVGEIQIKGPNVIHEYWNRPDSTADSYTGDGWFKSGDMGYKDDDGFVFISDRLKDMIISGGENIYPAEVEQAITELDAVGSVAVIGVPDEKWGEVPRAVVLLREGAQLSEEQLRAHLDGRLARYKIPKSVVFVDEMPRTASGKIRKADLRKLTPANGQLQP, from the coding sequence GTGGAAAATTTTGGCATCGGCTCGTGGCTGCAACGGCGCCGCCCGAAGTCGGGCAACAAGACAGCAATCATCGCCGGCGACCGGGAGCTCAGCTACGAGGAATTGGCGGAACGCTCCAGCCGGCTCGCCAACGCCTTCCGCGACCGCGGCGTTGCCCGCGGGGACCGGGTGGCCTACCTGGGCGAGAACGATCCGTCCTTCCTGGAGACACTCTTCGCCTGCGGCCTGGCCGGGGCCGTCTTCGTCCCCCTCAACACGCGCCTGGCTCCGCCCGAAATCCAGTTCCAGCTCCGGGACTGCGGCGCAGTCCTGCTGGTGCACGCCGACAGCCTTTCGGACCTGGCGGTCCGCGGCGGGGCGGGGACGGCGGTAGGCCGGCGGATCGCCGTCGACCGTTCCCCCGGTGACACCCGACAGGAAGGCACGACGGCGGCCGAGGACTATGAGGACGTCGTCGCGTCCGGCGCGGACGTGGCCCCGGACGAGCCGGTGGGCCTGGACGACGGCGCCATGATCCTCTACACGTCCGGAACCACCGGACATCCCAAAGGCGCCCTGCTGACACACGGAAACATCACCTGGAACTGCATGAACGTGATTGTCGATTTCGACTTCGCCTCCACGGACGTTGCCCTGATGATCTCGCCGATGTTCCACGTGGCCTCCCTGGACATGGGCGTCCTGCCCACGCTCCTCAAAGGCGGCACCGTGGTCCTGGAACCCAGGTTCGATCCGCTCCGGACCCTGCAGCTCATCGAGCACCACCGGGCCACCACCATCAGCGGTGTGCCCACCACGTACCAGATGCTCTGCGAACATCCCGCCTGGGAAGCCACGGACCTCAGCTCCCTGAACAAGCTCACCTGCGGCGGATCAGCTGTGCCGGTGCGCGTGCTGGAGGCCTACGAGAAACGCGGGCTGCGCTTCTCCAACGGCTATGGGATGACCGAGACGGCGCCGGGAGCCACCACGCTGCCGGCGGCGCGGTCCCGGGACAAGGCAGGATCGTCCGGACTTCCGCACTTCTTCACGGAGGTCCGGATAGCGGACCTGGCCAATCCTGACGCAATGCCCGCGGAACCGGGCACGGTGGGCGAGATACAGATCAAGGGCCCGAACGTCATCCACGAATACTGGAACCGTCCCGACTCGACCGCCGACTCCTACACCGGGGACGGCTGGTTCAAGTCCGGCGACATGGGCTACAAGGACGACGACGGTTTCGTGTTCATCTCGGACCGGCTCAAGGACATGATCATCTCCGGCGGCGAGAACATCTATCCGGCGGAGGTGGAGCAGGCCATCACCGAGCTCGACGCCGTCGGCAGCGTTGCGGTGATCGGTGTGCCGGACGAAAAGTGGGGTGAAGTGCCGCGGGCCGTGGTGCTCCTGCGGGAGGGCGCACAGCTGAGCGAAGAACAGCTGCGGGCCCACCTGGATGGCCGGCTGGCCCGCTACAAGATCCCCAAGTCGGTGGTGTTCGTGGACGAGATGCCCCGGACGGCCAGCGGCAAAATCCGGAAAGCGGACCTGCGGAAGCTCACGCCCGCGAACGGGCAGCTGCAGCCCTAA
- a CDS encoding MFS transporter: MSGLTQLQAMGTAERRKEARTVIASSYLGSTIEYYDFLLYATAAAVVFPKVFFSGMDDWVGVVAAYGTFAAGYVARPLGGIIFGHFGDRVGRKGMLIVSMLVMGVASTLIGLVPGASVVGPWGAVMLVILRVFQGIAVGGEWGGAALMALEHSESGRRGFAASFVNAGAPTGAVLGTFILGAFSSLPNDQFLAWGWRVPFLLSFVLLGVGMFVRLKVSESPIFKAALEQEKREQEDAEQAEGDQAEGDQAEGAQGSAAPVRREIPLLQVLRRPKTLIFTMLAGAAGFALQVVLATFAVTFAVSKGADRQGVLYAYAAASLVSIVFVVLGGRLSDKLGRRPVMVGGLLVFITYLVPMFQLLSSNNIMLIFVAFAVGLMIHSTLFGPLAAFVSEQFGTTSRYTGASLGYQLATLLGAGFTPGIVAQIFKDSGQNTGSVVWYLAIMSVVSIVFILLTREPRNNDLQTVRP, from the coding sequence ATGTCCGGACTCACTCAGCTCCAAGCCATGGGTACTGCCGAACGCCGCAAGGAAGCGCGCACGGTCATCGCCTCCAGCTATCTGGGCAGCACCATCGAGTACTACGACTTCCTCCTCTACGCCACGGCCGCCGCGGTGGTCTTCCCCAAGGTCTTCTTCTCCGGAATGGACGACTGGGTAGGCGTGGTGGCCGCCTACGGCACCTTCGCCGCCGGCTACGTGGCACGCCCGCTGGGCGGCATCATCTTCGGCCACTTCGGCGACAGGGTGGGCCGCAAGGGAATGCTCATTGTGTCAATGCTGGTCATGGGTGTGGCCTCCACGCTCATCGGCCTGGTCCCGGGGGCCTCCGTGGTTGGCCCTTGGGGCGCCGTGATGCTGGTGATCCTCCGTGTCTTCCAGGGCATCGCCGTCGGCGGCGAGTGGGGCGGCGCCGCCCTGATGGCGCTGGAACACTCGGAGTCCGGACGGCGGGGCTTTGCGGCGTCGTTCGTGAACGCCGGCGCCCCGACCGGCGCCGTGCTGGGCACGTTCATCCTGGGCGCGTTCTCTTCCCTGCCGAACGACCAGTTCCTCGCCTGGGGCTGGCGCGTGCCGTTCCTGCTCTCCTTCGTGCTGCTGGGCGTGGGCATGTTTGTCCGCCTGAAGGTCTCCGAGAGCCCCATCTTCAAGGCGGCCCTTGAACAGGAGAAGCGGGAGCAGGAAGACGCCGAACAGGCAGAAGGAGACCAGGCCGAAGGAGACCAGGCCGAAGGCGCGCAGGGCAGCGCCGCTCCGGTGCGCCGCGAAATCCCGCTACTGCAGGTGCTCCGCCGGCCCAAGACGCTGATCTTCACCATGCTGGCCGGCGCCGCGGGGTTCGCCCTTCAGGTGGTGCTGGCAACGTTCGCTGTGACGTTCGCCGTCTCCAAGGGCGCCGACCGGCAGGGAGTGCTCTACGCCTACGCCGCCGCGTCCCTGGTCTCCATCGTCTTTGTGGTCCTGGGCGGAAGGCTCTCGGACAAGCTCGGGCGGCGGCCCGTGATGGTGGGCGGACTGCTGGTGTTCATCACCTACCTCGTGCCGATGTTCCAGCTGCTGTCCTCCAACAACATCATGCTGATCTTCGTGGCGTTCGCGGTGGGGCTCATGATCCATTCCACGCTCTTCGGGCCGCTCGCAGCGTTCGTGTCCGAGCAGTTCGGCACCACGTCCCGCTACACGGGCGCCTCGCTGGGCTACCAGCTGGCAACGCTGCTCGGTGCAGGCTTCACGCCCGGCATCGTGGCGCAGATCTTCAAGGATTCCGGTCAGAACACGGGCTCCGTGGTTTGGTACCTGGCCATCATGTCTGTGGTCTCGATCGTCTTCATTCTGCTGACCCGGGAGCCCAGGAACAACGATCTCCAGACCGTCCGGCCCTGA